One part of the Paramormyrops kingsleyae isolate MSU_618 chromosome 2, PKINGS_0.4, whole genome shotgun sequence genome encodes these proteins:
- the LOC111857546 gene encoding G protein-coupled receptor kinase 5-like isoform X4, giving the protein MHCIQLLDAMDDYEVTADEKRRSRGESIIRRFLSAESSEFVLEVAEEHAQQCRDNLELSPCKELFSDCRRSLHEYLGGSPFKDFQESMYFDRFLQWKMLERQPITKDTFRQYRVLGKGGFGEVCACQVRATGKMYACKKMEKKRIKKRKGEAMALNEKQILEKVNSRFVVSLAYAFETKDALCLVLTIMNGGDLKFHIYNMGTPGFKKERVQFYAAEICCGLEHLHQESIVYRDLKPENILLDDNGHIRISDLGLAFKVPDGELIRGKVGTVGYMAPEVINNERYGMSPDWWGLGCLIYEMTMGHSPFRGHKERVKREEVEKRVLEQQEAYSERFTEHTEDICRKLLTKNPRKRLGCQGDGAAEVKSHPFFKNINFKRLEAGILEPSFVPDPRAVYCRDVLDIEQFSTVKGVSLDQTDNEFYSTFATGSVSIPWQNEMIETECFKDLNVFGSHGTRPPNLDWTQAPEPPRRSLLDRFFRRHQGEFSINQTRVSSSSVNSVDSISNSAP; this is encoded by the exons GACGACTACGAGGTCACGGCCGACGAGAAGCGAAGGAGCAGAGGAGAGTCCATCATCCGGAGGTTTCTCAGCGCGGAG TCGTCGGAGTTTGTGCTGGAGGTAGCGGAGGAGCACGCACAGCAATGCCGGGACAACCTGGAGCTCAGTCCCTGTAAAGAGCTCTTCAGTGATTGCCGTAG ATCTCTTCACGAGTATTTAGGTGGGAGCCCCTTTAAGGACTTTCAAGAAAGCATGTATTTCGACCGTTTTTTACAGTGGAAGATGCTGGAGAG ACAGCCGATAACAAAAGACACGTTTCGACAGTATCGCGTTCTGGGAAAAGGAGGTTTTGGAgag GTGTGTGCCTGCCAGGTACGAGCCACAGGGAAGATGTACGCCTgcaagaagatggagaagaagCGCATCAAGAAGCGGAAGGGTGAGGCCATGGCTCTTAACGAGAAGCAGATCCTTGAGAAAGTTAATAGTCGATTTGTG GTAAGCCTGGCTTATGCCTTCGAGACCAAAGATGCTCTGTGTTTGGTGCTGACCATCATGAACGGAGGGGATCTGAAGTTCCACATCTACAACATGGGCACGCCTGGCTTCAAGAAGGAGAGGGTGCAGTTCTATGCTGCTGAGATCTGCTGTGGTCTTGAACACCTGCACCAGGAGTCCATAGTCTACAG GGATTTAAAACCTGAAAATATACTTTTAGATGACAACG GACACATCAGGATATCAGACTTAGGTCTGGCCTTCAAGGTCCCTGACGGGGAGCTCATCCGGGGCAAAGTGGGCACCGTGGGCTACATGG CCCCAGAGGTGATTAACAACGAGCGGTACGGCATGAGCCCGGACTGGTGGGGGCTGGGCTGCCTCATCTACGAGATGACCATGGGTCACTCACCCTTCCGGGGACACAAGGAGCGCGTGAAGCGGGAGGAGGTGGAGAAACGGGTGCTGGAGCAGCAGGAGGCATACAGTGAGCGATTCACGGAGCACACGGAGGACATCTGCAGGAAG cTGCTGACCAAAAACCCAAGGAAGAGGTTGGGCTGCCAGGGAGACGGAGCGGCTGAGGTGAAGAGCCACCCCTTCTTCAAGAACATCAACTTCAAAAGGCTCGAGGCTGGCATCTTGGAGCCCTCCTTTGTGCCTGAT CCGAGAGCTGTCTACTGCAGAGATGTCCTGGACATCGAGCAATTCTCCACCGTAAAGGGTGTCAGTCTGGACCAAACTGACAATGAATTCTACTCCACGTTCGCCACAGGCAGCGTCTCCATTCCTTGGCAGAATGAG ATGATTGAGACCGAGTGCTTTAAAGACCTGAATGTATTCGGATCCCATGGCACACGGCCCCCCAATCTGGACTGGACACAGGCACCAGAGCCCCCACGCCGCAGCCTGCTGGACAGGTTCTTCAGGAGACAT CAGGGAGAATTTTCCATTAACCAGACCAGGGTCTCGTCTTCCAGCGTGAATTCTGTGGATTCTATATCGAActctgccccctag